In Gemmatimonadota bacterium, the following are encoded in one genomic region:
- a CDS encoding tetratricopeptide repeat protein produces MRRLTNSRDNLPDDQALLGSDPLTQEGDLLTPSLDAIGSLRPFGRDVPEQRLGTILTPDAAAGASALRRSATLAGAGRRLDAIALLRQVIEEGPDAVEARVALAELHGSASDWEAALAELTLALDGGATAAPTLVLRGAFHAQAGQTREAERDFREAVKQDPSYWLAYRYLGSTRLRNGASREAIEVLREAHSLAPQDAESALLLGEALLAHGELVEGHRVLLLAIELGPRDPRGFLVLGRLLDRLGRTDEAMAMHRKAREVTPA; encoded by the coding sequence ATGCGCCGACTCACCAACTCCCGCGATAACCTGCCGGACGACCAAGCCCTTCTCGGTTCCGACCCCCTGACCCAGGAGGGCGACCTCCTGACACCCTCCCTCGATGCCATCGGATCGCTCCGCCCGTTCGGTCGGGATGTCCCCGAGCAACGGCTCGGCACCATCCTGACCCCTGATGCCGCGGCCGGGGCGAGCGCCCTCCGTCGGTCGGCCACCCTGGCGGGCGCGGGGCGCCGGTTGGATGCGATCGCCTTGCTCCGGCAGGTCATCGAGGAAGGGCCGGACGCGGTTGAGGCGCGGGTGGCGCTCGCCGAGCTCCACGGGTCGGCCAGCGATTGGGAGGCGGCCCTCGCCGAGCTGACGCTGGCCCTGGACGGGGGCGCGACCGCGGCCCCCACCCTGGTCCTCCGTGGCGCATTCCATGCACAAGCCGGTCAGACCCGGGAGGCCGAGCGGGACTTCCGCGAGGCCGTGAAGCAAGACCCATCTTATTGGCTTGCTTATCGTTACCTCGGCTCGACCCGACTCAGGAATGGCGCCAGCCGAGAGGCGATCGAAGTGCTTCGGGAAGCCCATTCCCTGGCACCTCAAGATGCCGAATCGGCCCTGCTCCTCGGCGAGGCGCTGCTGGCCCACGGCGAGCTCGTCGAGGGCCACCGGGTCTTGTTGCTGGCGATCGAGTTAGGACCGCGCGACCCTCGGGGCTTCCTGGTACTGGGGCGATTGCTGGACCGATTAGGACGAACCGACGAGGCGATGGCAATGCACCGCAAGGCACGCGAGGT